The following proteins are encoded in a genomic region of Phalacrocorax carbo chromosome 2, bPhaCar2.1, whole genome shotgun sequence:
- the LOC135311831 gene encoding alanine aminotransferase 1-like isoform X2, with product MAAVGSSGGTGLPPSPVNPGSRHTPPSPLQLLLERATAIEEELAQGKEKPFTEVTRCHSGDAVAAGRQPLTFLRQVAAVCAYPELLGAECVPADAKRRAGLILRHLQGGSPGAYNLEYVMDTVTEKVARYLERRDGGVPSDPRCVVPCGGTAAAVVDAVSLVADESAARPTGVLVPTPGPRLHAAAAALAGAVAVPYPLDEERGWAVAGGAVRRVLRQARATCHPKALCVVNPGDPTGHVLSRQNMEDIIRLAAEENLLLLADEVLQEQAFLPGRPFLSFKRVLWEMGAPLASTVQLISFYSLSKGVGGGGYRAGFFELHNIDPRVLKCFYTWGMSVYPPILGQVMLDAAMDPPLPKEPSETASEEALGLQPDVFFCQQLLEATGVLLAPGSEFGQPEGTHHVGLSLLPPAETLERVLLALTRFHAAFLRDFS from the exons ATGGCGGCGGTGGGCTCCTCGGGGGGCACCGGCCTCCCCCCGTCTCCGGTGAATCCCGGCAGCCGGCACACGCCGCCGTCCccgctgcagctgctgcttgagCGGGCTACTGCCATCgaggaggagctggcccag GGCAAGGAGAAGCCCTTCACCGAGGTGACCCGCTGCCATTCGGGGGACGCGGTTGCCGCCGGCCGCCAGCCCCTCACCTTCCTCCGGCAG GTGGCCGCCGTCTGCGCGTACCCCGAGCTTCTGGGTGCCGAGTGCGTGCCGGCGGACGCCAAGCGGCGCGCGGGCCTGATCCTGCGGCACCTGCAGGGCGGCAGCCCAG GGGCGTACAACCTGGAGTACGTCATGGACACGGTGACCGAAAAGGTGGCGCGTTACCTGGAGCGGAGGGACGGCGGCGTCCCCAGCGACCCCCGCTGCGTCGTCCCCTGCGGTGGCACGGCGGCGGCCGTGGTG GACGCGGTGTCGCTGGTGGCGGACGAGTCGGCGGCGCGGCCCACGGGCGTGCTGGTGCCGACGCCGGGGCCCCGGCTCcacgcggcggcggcggcgttgGCGGGCGCCGTGGCCGTGCCGTACCCGCTGGACgaggagcggggctgggccgTGGCCGGCGGTGCGGTGCGGCGGGTGCTGCGGCAGGCGAGGGCGACGTGCCACCCCAAGGCGCTCTGCGTCGTCAACCCCGGGGACCCCACGG GGCACGTGCTGAGCCGGCAGAACATGGAGGACATCATCCGGCTGGCGGCCGAGGAGAACCTCCTGCTGCTGGCGGACGAG gtgctgcaggagcaagCCTTCCTCCCCGGCcgccccttcctctccttcaagcgggtgctgtgggagatggGTGCCCCGCTCGCCTCCACCGTCCAGCTCATCTCCTTCTACTCCCTCTCCAAGGGCGTTGGGGG gGGCGGTTACCGAGCGGGTTTCTTCGAGCTGCACAACATCGACCCGCGCGTCCTCAAGTGTTTCTACACGTGGGGGATGTCGGTGTATCCCCCCATCCTGGGGCAGGTGATGCTGGACGCGGCCATGGACCCCCCGCTGCCCAAGGAGCCCTCGGAGACAGCTTCTGAGGAG gcCCTGGGCCTGCAGCCCGATGTCTtcttctgccagcagctgctggaggcgACGGGGGTGCTGCTGGCCCCGGGGAGCGAGTTCGGGCAGCCCGAGGGCACCCACCATGTGGG gctgtccctgctgccgCCGGCCGAGACGCTGGAGCGGGTGCTGCTCGCCCTCACCCGCTTCCACGCCGCCTTCCTGCGAGACTTCTCCTGA
- the LOC135311829 gene encoding uncharacterized protein LOC135311829 isoform X2 gives MALPWALLLLGEVLAQDAAAQGCLLPPAAYNAALGRPASQSSVFPNISIAANAVDGNRDGVWQHGSCARTLTEREPWWSVDLGGRRAVAAVVVKNRQDCCWHRLRGAQVHVGDAPAERGRDNPICGVITDAGPGSLSTVCCHGLPGRYVSILIPGRVDTLVLCEVEVVLQGCLPLPGAPNVARGRAVAQSSTLNVISLAANAVDGNGDADWERGSCAHTEKEPEPWWRVDLGRRHAVYAVAVTNRRDCCWESLLGAQVHVGDSLADHGKRNPVCGTILDTGPGSTSIVCCNGLPGRYVTVIIPGREDFLVLCEVEVTAQSCVPPPGAQNLALRRPAAQSSTAGRAGSAINAVDGNRDGNWQHGSCSQTEREPEPWWTVDLGRRHAVAAVVVRNRLDCCWHRLKGARVHVGDSLAGHGTDNPVCGTVTDTGPGSTSTVCCRGLRGRYVTVAVAGREERLSLCEVEVVEQGCAAPPGAQNVALGRPAAQSSVLDPSSSAANAVDGNRDGNWEQGSCAHTAEEPEPWWRVDLGRRHAVYAVVVKNRHDCCWESLKGAEVRVGDSLVDRGRRNPVCGVITDAGPGSLSTVCCHGLRGRYVSILIPNREDALVLCEVEVIRQGCSPLPGAPNVAREQRATQSSTSNDSGVASKAVDGNRDGVWQRGSCSHTRREREPWWSVDLGGRRAVAAVVVKNRQDCCWHRLRGAQVHVGDAPAERGRDNPICGVITDAGPGSLSTVCCHGLPGRYVTVTIPGREEQLALCEVEVYTVLPEL, from the exons ATGGCCCTgccctgggctctgctgctgctcggCGAGGTCCTGGCGCAGGACGCGGCCGCCCAGGGCTGCCTCCTCCCGCCGGCCG CTTATAACGCGGCACTGGGGCGTCCGGCCAGCCAGTCGTCCGTCTTTCCCAACATCAGCATCGCCGCCAACGCGGTGGACGGGAACCGGGACGGCGTGTGGCAGCACGGCTCCTGCGCCCGCACGCTGACGGAGCGGGAGCCGTGGTGGAGCGTGGACCTGGGCGGCCGCCGCGCCGTGGCGGCCGTGGTGGTGAAGAACCGGCAGGATTGCTGCTGGCACCGGCTGCGGGGGGCGCAGGTCCACGTCGGGGACGCGCCGGCCGAGCGCGGCAGGGACAACCCCAT CTGCGGCGTCATCACGGACGCCGGCCCCGGGTCGCTCAGCACCGTCTGCTGCCACGGGCTGCCCGGTCGCTACGTCTCCATCCTCATCCCCGGCCGGGTGGACACGCTGGTGCTGTGCGAGGTGGAGgtggtgctgcagggctgcctccccctgcccggAG CCCCCAACGTGGCTCGGGGCCGCGCCGTCGCCCAGTCGTCCACGTTGAACGTCATCAGCTTGGCCGCCAACGCCGTGGATGGGAACGGCGATGCCGACTGGGAGCGTGGCTCCTGCGCCCACACCGAGAAGGAGCCGGAGCCGTGGTGGCGCGTGGACCTGGGCCGTCGGCACGCCGTCTACGCCGTCGCCGTCACCAACCGGCGCGACTGCTGCTGGGAGAGCCTCCTCGGCGCCCAGGTCCACGTCGGGGACTCCCTGGCCGACCATGGCAAGCGCAACCCCGT CTGCGGGACCATCTTGGACACCGGCCCCGGCTCCACCAGCATCGTCTGCTGTAACGGGCTGCCGGGGCGCTACGTCACCGTCATCATCCCCGGCCGGGAGGATTTCCTCGTGCTGTGCGAAGTGGAGGTGACGGCACAGAGCTgcgtccccccgcccggcg CCCAAAACCTGGCCCTGCGGCGCCCGGCGGCACAGTCCTCCACCGCCGGCCGCGCCGGCAGTGCCATCAACGCCGTGGACGGGAACCGGGACGGAAACTGGCAGCACGGCTCCTGCTCTCAAACCGAGAGGGAGCCGGAGCCGTGGTGGACAGTGGACCTGGGCCGGCGCCACGCCGTGGCGGCCGTGGTGGTGAGGAACCGCCTGGACTGCTGCTGGCACCGGCTGAAGGGCGCCCGCGTCCACGTCGGGGACTCCCTCGCCGGCCACGGCACCGATAACCCCGT ctGCGGCACCGTCACGGACACCGGCCCCGGCTCCACCAGCACCGTCTGCTGCCGCGGGCTGCGCGGCCGCTACGTCACCGTCGCCGTCGCCGGccgggaggagcggctgagcCTGTGCGAGGTGGAGGTGgtggagcagggctgtgccgCGCCGCCCGGGG CCCAGAACGTGGCACTGGGCCGCCCGGCCGCCCAGTCCTCCGTGCTGGACCCCAGCAGCAGCGCCGCCAACGCCGTCGATGGGAACCGGGACGGCAACTGGGAGCAGGGCTCCTGCGCCCACACCGCGGAGGAGCCGGAGCCGTGGTGGCGCGTGGATCTGGGCCGTCGGCACGCCGTCTACGCCGTGGTGGTGAAGAACCGCCACGACTGTTGCTGGGAGAGCCTGAAGGGCGCCGAGGTCCGCGTCGGGGACTCCCTGGTCGACCGTGGCCGCCGCAACCCCGT CTGCGGCGTCATCACGGACGCCGGCCCCGGGTCGCTCAGCACCGTCTGCTGCCACGGCCTTCGCGGTCGCTACGTCTCCATCCTCATCCCCAACCGGGAGGACGCGCTGGTGCTGTGCGAGGTGGAGGTGATCCGGCAAggctgctcccctctgcccgGAG CCCCCAACGTGGCGCGGGAGCAACGGGCGACGCAATCCTCCACCTCCAACGATTCCGGCGTCGCGTCGAAGGCGGTGGACGGGAACCGGGACGGCGTGTGGCAGCGCGGCTCCTGCAGCCACACGCGGCGAGAGCGGGAGCCGTGGTGGAGCGTGGACCTGGGCGGCCGCCGCGCCGTGGCGGCCGTGGTGGTGAAGAACCGGCAGGATTGCTGCTGGCACCGGCTGCGGGGGGCGCAGGTCCATGTCGGGGACGCGCCGGCCGAGCGCGGCAGGGACAACCCCAT CTGCGGCGTCATCACGGACGCCGGCCCCGGGTCGCTCAGCACCGTCTGCTGCCACGGGCTGCCCGGTCGCTACGTCACCGTCACCATCCCCGGCCGGGAGGAGCAGCTGGCTCTCTGCGAGGTCGAGGTTTACACCGTCCTCCCCGAACTCTGA
- the LOC135311829 gene encoding uncharacterized protein LOC135311829 isoform X1: MALPWALLLLGEVLAQDAAAQGCLLPPAAYNAALGRPASQSSVFPNISIAANAVDGNRDGVWQHGSCARTLTEREPWWSVDLGGRRAVAAVVVKNRQDCCWHRLRGAQVHVGDAPAERGRDNPICGVITDAGPGSLSTVCCHGLPGRYVSILIPGRVDTLVLCEVEVVLQGCLPLPGGEGLAVGSQRVGNRSRQPCATLPPVIPAPNVARGRAVAQSSTLNVISLAANAVDGNGDADWERGSCAHTEKEPEPWWRVDLGRRHAVYAVAVTNRRDCCWESLLGAQVHVGDSLADHGKRNPVCGTILDTGPGSTSIVCCNGLPGRYVTVIIPGREDFLVLCEVEVTAQSCVPPPGAQNLALRRPAAQSSTAGRAGSAINAVDGNRDGNWQHGSCSQTEREPEPWWTVDLGRRHAVAAVVVRNRLDCCWHRLKGARVHVGDSLAGHGTDNPVCGTVTDTGPGSTSTVCCRGLRGRYVTVAVAGREERLSLCEVEVVEQGCAAPPGAQNVALGRPAAQSSVLDPSSSAANAVDGNRDGNWEQGSCAHTAEEPEPWWRVDLGRRHAVYAVVVKNRHDCCWESLKGAEVRVGDSLVDRGRRNPVCGVITDAGPGSLSTVCCHGLRGRYVSILIPNREDALVLCEVEVIRQGCSPLPGAPNVAREQRATQSSTSNDSGVASKAVDGNRDGVWQRGSCSHTRREREPWWSVDLGGRRAVAAVVVKNRQDCCWHRLRGAQVHVGDAPAERGRDNPICGVITDAGPGSLSTVCCHGLPGRYVTVTIPGREEQLALCEVEVYTVLPEL; this comes from the exons ATGGCCCTgccctgggctctgctgctgctcggCGAGGTCCTGGCGCAGGACGCGGCCGCCCAGGGCTGCCTCCTCCCGCCGGCCG CTTATAACGCGGCACTGGGGCGTCCGGCCAGCCAGTCGTCCGTCTTTCCCAACATCAGCATCGCCGCCAACGCGGTGGACGGGAACCGGGACGGCGTGTGGCAGCACGGCTCCTGCGCCCGCACGCTGACGGAGCGGGAGCCGTGGTGGAGCGTGGACCTGGGCGGCCGCCGCGCCGTGGCGGCCGTGGTGGTGAAGAACCGGCAGGATTGCTGCTGGCACCGGCTGCGGGGGGCGCAGGTCCACGTCGGGGACGCGCCGGCCGAGCGCGGCAGGGACAACCCCAT CTGCGGCGTCATCACGGACGCCGGCCCCGGGTCGCTCAGCACCGTCTGCTGCCACGGGCTGCCCGGTCGCTACGTCTCCATCCTCATCCCCGGCCGGGTGGACACGCTGGTGCTGTGCGAGGTGGAGgtggtgctgcagggctgcctccccctgcccggAGGTGAGGGGCTCGCGGTGGGGAGCCAGCGGGTCGGcaaccggagccggcagccttGTGCCACGCTCCCTCCGGTAATTCCAGCCCCCAACGTGGCTCGGGGCCGCGCCGTCGCCCAGTCGTCCACGTTGAACGTCATCAGCTTGGCCGCCAACGCCGTGGATGGGAACGGCGATGCCGACTGGGAGCGTGGCTCCTGCGCCCACACCGAGAAGGAGCCGGAGCCGTGGTGGCGCGTGGACCTGGGCCGTCGGCACGCCGTCTACGCCGTCGCCGTCACCAACCGGCGCGACTGCTGCTGGGAGAGCCTCCTCGGCGCCCAGGTCCACGTCGGGGACTCCCTGGCCGACCATGGCAAGCGCAACCCCGT CTGCGGGACCATCTTGGACACCGGCCCCGGCTCCACCAGCATCGTCTGCTGTAACGGGCTGCCGGGGCGCTACGTCACCGTCATCATCCCCGGCCGGGAGGATTTCCTCGTGCTGTGCGAAGTGGAGGTGACGGCACAGAGCTgcgtccccccgcccggcg CCCAAAACCTGGCCCTGCGGCGCCCGGCGGCACAGTCCTCCACCGCCGGCCGCGCCGGCAGTGCCATCAACGCCGTGGACGGGAACCGGGACGGAAACTGGCAGCACGGCTCCTGCTCTCAAACCGAGAGGGAGCCGGAGCCGTGGTGGACAGTGGACCTGGGCCGGCGCCACGCCGTGGCGGCCGTGGTGGTGAGGAACCGCCTGGACTGCTGCTGGCACCGGCTGAAGGGCGCCCGCGTCCACGTCGGGGACTCCCTCGCCGGCCACGGCACCGATAACCCCGT ctGCGGCACCGTCACGGACACCGGCCCCGGCTCCACCAGCACCGTCTGCTGCCGCGGGCTGCGCGGCCGCTACGTCACCGTCGCCGTCGCCGGccgggaggagcggctgagcCTGTGCGAGGTGGAGGTGgtggagcagggctgtgccgCGCCGCCCGGGG CCCAGAACGTGGCACTGGGCCGCCCGGCCGCCCAGTCCTCCGTGCTGGACCCCAGCAGCAGCGCCGCCAACGCCGTCGATGGGAACCGGGACGGCAACTGGGAGCAGGGCTCCTGCGCCCACACCGCGGAGGAGCCGGAGCCGTGGTGGCGCGTGGATCTGGGCCGTCGGCACGCCGTCTACGCCGTGGTGGTGAAGAACCGCCACGACTGTTGCTGGGAGAGCCTGAAGGGCGCCGAGGTCCGCGTCGGGGACTCCCTGGTCGACCGTGGCCGCCGCAACCCCGT CTGCGGCGTCATCACGGACGCCGGCCCCGGGTCGCTCAGCACCGTCTGCTGCCACGGCCTTCGCGGTCGCTACGTCTCCATCCTCATCCCCAACCGGGAGGACGCGCTGGTGCTGTGCGAGGTGGAGGTGATCCGGCAAggctgctcccctctgcccgGAG CCCCCAACGTGGCGCGGGAGCAACGGGCGACGCAATCCTCCACCTCCAACGATTCCGGCGTCGCGTCGAAGGCGGTGGACGGGAACCGGGACGGCGTGTGGCAGCGCGGCTCCTGCAGCCACACGCGGCGAGAGCGGGAGCCGTGGTGGAGCGTGGACCTGGGCGGCCGCCGCGCCGTGGCGGCCGTGGTGGTGAAGAACCGGCAGGATTGCTGCTGGCACCGGCTGCGGGGGGCGCAGGTCCATGTCGGGGACGCGCCGGCCGAGCGCGGCAGGGACAACCCCAT CTGCGGCGTCATCACGGACGCCGGCCCCGGGTCGCTCAGCACCGTCTGCTGCCACGGGCTGCCCGGTCGCTACGTCACCGTCACCATCCCCGGCCGGGAGGAGCAGCTGGCTCTCTGCGAGGTCGAGGTTTACACCGTCCTCCCCGAACTCTGA
- the LOC135311831 gene encoding alanine aminotransferase 1-like isoform X1, whose translation MAAVGSSGGTGLPPSPVNPGSRHTPPSPLQLLLERATAIEEELAQGKEKPFTEVTRCHSGDAVAAGRQPLTFLRQVAAVCAYPELLGAECVPADAKRRAGLILRHLQGGSPGAYNLEYVMDTVTEKVARYLERRDGGVPSDPRCVVPCGGTAAAVVDAVSLVADESAARPTGVLVPTPGPRLHAAAAALAGAVAVPYPLDEERGWAVAGGAVRRVLRQARATCHPKALCVVNPGDPTGHVLSRQNMEDIIRLAAEENLLLLADEVLQEQAFLPGRPFLSFKRVLWEMGAPLASTVQLISFYSLSKGVGGGGYRAGFFELHNIDPRVLKCFYTWGMSVYPPILGQVMLDAAMDPPLPKEPSETASEEHGQGLRRDLARNARLVQEALGGAPGIRCQPVQSGPRAFPRVQLPPRALRRARALGLQPDVFFCQQLLEATGVLLAPGSEFGQPEGTHHVGLSLLPPAETLERVLLALTRFHAAFLRDFS comes from the exons ATGGCGGCGGTGGGCTCCTCGGGGGGCACCGGCCTCCCCCCGTCTCCGGTGAATCCCGGCAGCCGGCACACGCCGCCGTCCccgctgcagctgctgcttgagCGGGCTACTGCCATCgaggaggagctggcccag GGCAAGGAGAAGCCCTTCACCGAGGTGACCCGCTGCCATTCGGGGGACGCGGTTGCCGCCGGCCGCCAGCCCCTCACCTTCCTCCGGCAG GTGGCCGCCGTCTGCGCGTACCCCGAGCTTCTGGGTGCCGAGTGCGTGCCGGCGGACGCCAAGCGGCGCGCGGGCCTGATCCTGCGGCACCTGCAGGGCGGCAGCCCAG GGGCGTACAACCTGGAGTACGTCATGGACACGGTGACCGAAAAGGTGGCGCGTTACCTGGAGCGGAGGGACGGCGGCGTCCCCAGCGACCCCCGCTGCGTCGTCCCCTGCGGTGGCACGGCGGCGGCCGTGGTG GACGCGGTGTCGCTGGTGGCGGACGAGTCGGCGGCGCGGCCCACGGGCGTGCTGGTGCCGACGCCGGGGCCCCGGCTCcacgcggcggcggcggcgttgGCGGGCGCCGTGGCCGTGCCGTACCCGCTGGACgaggagcggggctgggccgTGGCCGGCGGTGCGGTGCGGCGGGTGCTGCGGCAGGCGAGGGCGACGTGCCACCCCAAGGCGCTCTGCGTCGTCAACCCCGGGGACCCCACGG GGCACGTGCTGAGCCGGCAGAACATGGAGGACATCATCCGGCTGGCGGCCGAGGAGAACCTCCTGCTGCTGGCGGACGAG gtgctgcaggagcaagCCTTCCTCCCCGGCcgccccttcctctccttcaagcgggtgctgtgggagatggGTGCCCCGCTCGCCTCCACCGTCCAGCTCATCTCCTTCTACTCCCTCTCCAAGGGCGTTGGGGG gGGCGGTTACCGAGCGGGTTTCTTCGAGCTGCACAACATCGACCCGCGCGTCCTCAAGTGTTTCTACACGTGGGGGATGTCGGTGTATCCCCCCATCCTGGGGCAGGTGATGCTGGACGCGGCCATGGACCCCCCGCTGCCCAAGGAGCCCTCGGAGACAGCTTCTGAGGAG cacggGCAGGGGCTGCGCCGTGACCTGGCCCGCAACGCCCGGCTGGTGCAAGAAGCGCTGGGTGGAGCCCCCGGTATCCGCTGCCAGCCCGTGCAGAGCGGCCCCCGCGCCTTCCCCCGCGTCCAGCTCCCGCCCCGCGCCCTGCGCCGGGCCCGG gcCCTGGGCCTGCAGCCCGATGTCTtcttctgccagcagctgctggaggcgACGGGGGTGCTGCTGGCCCCGGGGAGCGAGTTCGGGCAGCCCGAGGGCACCCACCATGTGGG gctgtccctgctgccgCCGGCCGAGACGCTGGAGCGGGTGCTGCTCGCCCTCACCCGCTTCCACGCCGCCTTCCTGCGAGACTTCTCCTGA